ACCCATCCTGTTTGTTGCCCACAGATTGCCCTGTGCGATGTAGCCTATGTGTTGATTTGAATAGTGAACTAAGAAAGATGTCTCAAGTGGTCAGTTGACACACTTCCAGAGACGCATATTTAATGCAAAGTGTGCAGTGATGCATGTAAATGCCAGGTGTAAACAACCCAAGAtagtttagaaaaataaaagcagaaaaatagATATTTCGAGTTgtctaatgtgtttttccaccaTGTAACTTACTTCATAGTTCTCCATTTCCACATCATCCACATCCAGGTCTAGGCTGATGGCTGGGCCCACTGCTGGAGGCACAGGAAGCATTGACCTGAGCAAAAAGAGAGGCATCATCAGACGAGCACACACTGAGTCAATCAGCTCCACTATGTCAGCAAGTGACATATCAGAAATAAGTGGAGACTACATTCAATAGTGAAGAGAAGGAAAGGCCTGTCTAACATCACATAACCAACACCAGGGTGGCACTCAGAGTATAACAGCCAATGACTTATCAGACATTTTACAGTCAAGTAAATAGCAACAGGGTTGAGACTGCTAAAGTAAGTGGGACGTAGCTGAAGTCATTGTGGACCTCCAAGACACCAAAGCAGTATATAAAGCAGGAATAGTGGAATAATAAGAAGAAAATAGATGAAACATCTAATCAACAAAAATTAAccaaaaatgcaaataaatgtcCAGTTTTGTTTTCGAGTTGTTGCTGTCTTGACAGCCAAGGCCATCTGGAGTCACGCAAAATTGCAGCATGTACACAGGGTGAAagtattcagcagagttttgacCAACAACAGCACAACGCTGGACCATAACTCACCCTAACTATGAGTAACCAATTGGGTATGAAAGTATTGCCAACATTTGCGTTCAGCAGGCAGGGAGGATCTCATGACTGCTGTTTCTACTTGCATTGAACAAGCctgttaatttaattttttttttccaaagtaaACTGATTTGCTTCCTATTCCTGTGTGCTGCGAGGCAACCGATACCCAGAATACAATGCGCCATGACGTAGCTGCCCTTTCTCTATACTTCACAAATAGGGTTTGCTTTTCAAGAAAATGCTCACAGGAAGTAAGGGAGGAAGCCTGGGTAGTAAgatggagggggaggaggagggggcagTGGCTGCTGCAACCGATATCTCTGTCCGTTCACTCGCCGAGGCAGCACGTTGGGATATGGCTggagagaaaatgaaaagagagagaaaaaaaaaacaaacggaTCAATTGACTTATGTAAAAGACCTAAACCTCCGATTACCAGTTGCCTTCTAATTCACTTTGTAACACTACAGAAAGCTAATCCTGGTACACACAGTACAAATGagagcattttttatttttattttttttacagcaaagTAACACATTTTTCAGACCAACTGCATGATGCAACTTGTGCCATCGTTGAAAGTGAAGTCCATTCGATCCACTGTTCGCAGGGTAGCGGTAACAGCACATGCATAATATGTAATGATGATACTAGGAAATGTTACTGTTATCATATTAACGTCGTTAATGTTTTAGCGAGTAAGGATTAGTTTATTTACATTCACAAGAAGTATGTCTAAAGCTGCTTTTGCACAATATTTGAGCTGCAGCTGCGACCGGTTTCCCACTTGGAGATGGTGTTCATCTCAACGTCCAATAACGGCCGCTAAAGTCACATTTTTCTACAAGGCTCCAATGAGGTGTGTGAGTTGTCAAGAAAAGGGCGCAAACACCGATCCCAAACATCTGCCAATGTTTACCGTTGAAGGTAACCATGCAGAGAAACTGTATTCAACTAGCAAGGCACCTTCAACCCCCATTTTATTCAAATAGCACTCCTGTGCTATTAATGTTTTTTGTCAATAAGTTGCTTGGACACTCTTTGATGAAGTGCTCTCATATGTTTGGTTTGGGAGCACCAACAgctcttttgtttctttctgtcacCGTCCATCTTGTACTTTACATATTTGCGTAGGTTTATGAATACATCACTGGTTTTTATCCTTCCAAAACAGATTGAAGTACATGCAGATACAAAGCACTCAAAACATAGTCAAATTACTGATTAAAGCGATTGCTAAATTGTAAACTGGGAATCAGATAGTGACAggtgaagatatttacagagaaaacaaatctaTTCAATTTTACCCTCTGGTTACATACAGCTGCTGTAGTGCCTTTGAGCAAGTTATTTAGGCCCAGACTGCTCCAGTGGAGCTGCTGACAGGCCAGCACTATGAGAATATGAATGGACATTCTCCAGCTGGGAATGTGTGTCACTCAATGGGTTTGAAATAGTTCAAgctaagaatttttttttttaatgtcttttgATGTTTGTCAATTTCCACTTGGCAACACAAGTCTGAAAATGTCTGAAAGGCCTTCTCACCACTCCGAAGGGAAGATCCTGATGTAAAGGCTCTTGAGGAAGATACTGTAGGGGCAGTGACGGAGGCAGCGCTGGTGGGTGATGAGAGGGAGGGTAGGAGAAGGTGCCTAATGGGTGCTGGTCCCCTCTAAGGTCAACTTCATTCTCTACCCTCTGTAGAGGCTGGcaggaagaagaaaagtttGCAGTAAAGACTCCACAAATGTTTGCAAGCTGGCCAACAagtctgctctgttttttttttaaatgacagaaCTATATAAAGCCGACCACTCACCATGCGTGGGTGCTGAGGCTGTAAAGGGACAAACTGGCTCAAAGGAGTAAGGTGCGGCGGCTGGTGGGGGGGTACAGATGGGGTTGGGTGCAATACAAAATGTTCGCTGGAGATCAGGGGTGGAAAGGCTTGATAAGACACGGGTATATGCTGCATGGTACATGCCTGTATAAGCTGAGgagaaaagagagcaacacaagaACAGACATATTAAAGTAAATACAAAAAGTTGAAGAAGCCTCTACCAAACAAAAGCAATTTTTCACCTAACATTCACAATGAAGCGACTACAATGAGAGCAAGGTGTGAACCGAAGCAATGCATTGCATAAAACACCACTGACAGAACTGCCACAACAATCAGAAAATAACTATCAAACACCAAATTTTACTTGTGTATTTCCATAtgaaaacaggaaagaaaaaaaagaatcaactgCATGTTGCTTAACTGGTGCTAATTACTTTGCAAATATGGAGTCTAAATTACTGAACAGTGACAGATTGCATGGCTGGTATGGTGTGCTACATGGATTCCACTGACATTTAAGCTCTTCCTTTTCAAACTCACAGGAGGAGGAAGGcagcagagcagagagagcTGTCCGCTGAACATTACCGAGCATGCTGGGAGCTGCTGAGTGTTGCACCCTGGAAGGGGCTGCCCGGTGTGGATGGGAAATCCATGGGTCGTCACCGTCGTAACAGTGTACGATATCGGAACTGATCCCTGGTGCATCTTTCAAGGAAAGAGGTGGGGGGACATGAGGTGATTCCACATTCTACCTAAAGCAGAAGCTTGTCTCCTAAAAACAAATCAGCACACTACTACACAAAATGGAATTAAACTTGTATATTGTTACCAAATCAATTAGATCGGACAAGAccgcaaaccacatttaatagaaCACCTTATGGGTGTCCTGTTACCTGATCGTGTAGATCCACCATGATGGGGTTCTGCTGGGGCAGGTGAGCAGCAGGGTGAAGCATCCGTGGTGCTGTGCTGGTGTGGCTGTACTGTCTGGACTCATCTAAAGGAACCTGTTGGTGATGTTGGGAGAAGAGGAGATGATGGAAGTTCTCATCCTGGACCGGAGAAGTCTGCAGTACAGGTCTGTCTCGTCTCCCCCACTGGCGTCTCACAGGCGGGCTTTGAGGTCGtgcagggaaaaaaacaacaacaacaaaaaaaaacacactgttAAAGGCCACAGGCTGGTCAATACAGCATctataaaaacagcagaaacagaTAGTGAGTTGCTAACCTTAAAATAACTTCTTAATTACATTGGTGTATTCTTTGAAGCTGCCAACTGTTGAGAGCTTTCAGAAATAAGCCAATATGAATTTGTCAGTATTTATGAGCTTTGGAGGAATCTGCAAAGATTGTGCGATCAAATAAATAATGGTGTTGCCCAAACATTCATACTTCAATAAGCATAAGTGGTAGTGGTTGTGTCAAGTTTAGCATTTCAAAGCAATAATAATTCATTAATTCAATAACATCTGTCAGTCTATTGTTGTTATGATGTTTTACGATCGCTGTTGAATGGGGGGGGTTTGCTAGCAAGAAACGGCACCACTTAAAAATGGCGTGGCTCTCTCAGAATGATTGATATTTATAGTGTCATTAATCATTTACAAGACAAATGTACCAGAAAGAATAAAATATTGATAACAAAAATGATCCTCTGGTTAATTCACAGCCTGGAATGCAACATGTTAATCAGATTTGGTAAATGTATTTATCCATTTACAAATGCTTTGTTGCTCTGCATCAACAGAACCGTGTTGTCTTTGTAACACATCGTCACGATGTGTGTACATGCCGCTAGCGCCTCAGGACTTATGCGGCAAAGTTTTAGCTGATTCTCATTTCAATTCCTTTTTTCCTTTGCCTTTCCTAACCCCACCTCACCTCTCCTTTCTTATTGGCCCTGTCATCCTGGCCCTGTCACATGCTCATTTCCCTGATTAAGCTAACCTGATGGCACTATTTGAGGACTGCACTGAGTTCCACTCACTCTGATCTTTTCACCTTCATAGGGGGCAGTTTAGGTAAGGTGGATCCTTAGTTCTTATTCTATGTTCTTTGGTTTAGTACCGTTTAATCCTCTGGGTAAGACAATGGGGTCATAATTAGAAGTGAATTTTAATtatttgtttgctttgtttttttctttaccagATTTACAGcccgtgtctgtgtgtgcacaaTGTTTGTGCTCAAGAAATAGACATTGTGTTTGGCATTTAAGTTGTTTTATGCATTCTGAGTTATAACCATAACAACAGCGGGGTATCCATTATAAGAACTAGCTGATGGGCTGGTTAAATTATGTGCAGTCACCACCTACTATAGATGCACCACCTGAATGAAGATGGTGCAGGCTCAATGAATTTCTTCTGTTTACAGGCAGCCAAATGCACAACTGTGTGAGGATTCAACAAATTTGAGAGAACCAAGACTGCTGCATATTGACTGAAGCTCATTTTCTACAAAGAAGAGTTGCATGCAGAGACTTTACCTTCTCCTGAGATGCACTGGAGCGTTGCACGGCTCTCCAAGGAACCTCCTCGGGTTTaagggggctgttggtggcagCCTATTTACTGCTATTTCCCATGGTCGCATTGGTGACGTCGTGCAGACGAGTCACACTCCGGGAAAGGAAACCGTACGGTGGAGGCACTTGTATATCGCCTCTGATTGTCTTAACCCTGTGAAAACACCAACAGATTAACAAATTCTGctctgtgttacagtgtttggtGTAAGAGGAAACACagtatagcaaaaataaggaAACAAATATCCCTTAGCAATTGAGGGAAAAGACAGGCAAGTTAATTTCATGTCAAATTAAAAGCTGAACGAAGTCAACATTTACCACTTCGATTGGAGACACAAATAACTAATGACTGTTTTGAGGGATTTGTGAAGCAACTGTACACTTAATTTTGCTCAAATGTTTAATTTGCAAACTtcaatctttttctttctttttaaatttgaagACAGTTAATTTACAGATGTTAAAGTAAACGTATGGAACGTAACATAATAGAGGTCGCTATAGCCTGCCTGAGCAAAAACATAGTAAGCCATGTGCTCATgagacaaagcaacaacaaaagaTGTGGTAGGGAAGCAGGACGCTCGCTACCATACAGATTAGAGGGCCACTGCATTATTAAACTATTTCTTGCAAGTAATAAGAAAAGCCTTCAATACATCGTCGATAAGATGGGGAAACAATAACGTCGGGTCAAGCTTACGGCCTTTATAACTGGTGAAAATGTAATGTCCCCTGTTGAAGGAGAACAGCTAACTTTAGCCTAGCTAGGCTAACGCTTTGTCCGACATAGCAGGACTCTCCGGCAGCAGATGACCAACATGCTAATACATGGCGAGGACGTATGCACATTTATCACTGCGCATCTAATCATGTAATGCATTATTCCACAGGCAGAGCCCATCTATGAAAACCTTTAGCCATAAGTTGGAGAACAGCACAGCCAACATCTTACTTTATTAGCTAGTTTGCTTGCTCGATGATAGAAAAGGATAGCAGGTGTTTTAGATTCCGATATGTCGTGTCCCATCAAGTTATCCTCGTATGCAACTGTCGCTAACCGACCAAtatcttcaaaaaaaaaaaaaaaaaagaagaagttaaTGGGCAAGCAATAGATTGCCGTTTCCTCCaattttttttgacaatgttCCTTACATAGGCGGTATTAGCTTGCTAACTTTAGCCAGCTAGCGCACGCTCTCAACTGCTGCATAAGGGATACGTTTTCTCCATTAACTGCCAAAAGGCCCGTCCGTTACCAACAGCGGCTACCTGAGCAAAAAAAATACCGTTAAACGCTAAGCAAAGGTAACATTGGTTAACTAACGACAGGAAACATTCCTTGGCGCGTGTCTGTTCCTTGAAAAAGCATTGTTATGACAAAACCACGCCTCTTTAAGCGAGAGACCAATCAGCGCGCAGCAAACACAGACAGCAGACGTCCAGACAGTCATGGCTACAAAGTATCAAAACAAGCAGATCCTGCTGTAGCCTAAGCATCTTATAAACAAGAAGCTCAATGGGAGGTTGAGAGGTCACCTATAAGTCCTGTATTGCAACTATGTAGCTCCATTAAATTAATTACCGCAGTTAAGCATCATTTTgaccaactctttttttttcaaatgtaaccTATGAAATAGGCCTATAATGCATTTTTTTCGAGAATAGGCTAATTTAAAAGTCCCGAAAAATAGTAGTAATTTTTGCTGTAGTCCACCAAAGCTGAAATCTTTACATACAAAGTAGACATCCAGGCATCAGCCATTAAAATCCATTGTACCTATAGTACTATAGCAGTATAGCCTACCTGACTTTGTTCTGATAGGCTACTTGTATTGCTCGTAAAGACGACTTTACTCTTACTTATtccaccactgacagctgacagtCAAATGTTTGAAAATGATCACTTCCACAAGTCAGACTCTTACTTCTAGAGGATCCCTTACTGATATTCAATCATCTTGGCATCAAATTCACCTGCAACCTGGTCTTGCTTTTGACAGTTCGCCTcactaaatagaaaaaaaaaaacagcctttgAATTATTTACATTCAGCCCACTGAACCATGCACATGGACGTGATTCCATTTGGTGGACCAACTTTTGATGTCCAACTCTATACTGTTGCTCCCAGTCTGTGTTTAATCTCAACGGAGGCCACAGTATTCTCCTATTCCCTATTCCCAGCTGGTTATGTAATATTGCCTTTCCATGATGAAGTCAGGAAAAACCTCTCATCCGTCATGAGATAACTTGCCTCTAGAATTTCTGTCAAGCTACGAGAGCAGCTACTTTCCACGAAGCTTCACTTTAACCACCATCCAGCTTAATTGGGCCTTGTGTATCAGGCCCAAAATCCCTAATAACTGCTAATAAATAGTATCGTGTGATTTGGATGTCTATACTTTATCGTATCGTAGCATATCATGGTGTTCTGGAGGCGCCAGACTTGTGCGTCTCTAAGAAAACGGACGAAGGAGAGGAGGCATCCGTATGCAACATAGACTAAATGTAAACATTACAACATCGCTCTCGGTAGCAGCAAAACAAGGAGGGGCTGTAGGCTAAGCAAGATGACAGCCCTAATAAGCAGTCGAACCACCTCCCTTGAAAACGCTCCGCAACTTTTCGGAATTCAGCCGAGAGAAACGCCACAACTCGAGGAGTGCCGTTACCTGATTGTTAACGTGCAACCATCTGATCACCGCTATTTTCCTTGTAATCTTCACATCTCGTTAGGCTAAGTGCGGCATCCTGTGGTCAGCTGTTCCC
Above is a genomic segment from Odontesthes bonariensis isolate fOdoBon6 chromosome 13, fOdoBon6.hap1, whole genome shotgun sequence containing:
- the rnf44 gene encoding RING finger protein 44 isoform X1, giving the protein MRPWEIAVNRLPPTAPLNPRRFLGEPCNAPVHLRRSPPVRRQWGRRDRPVLQTSPVQDENFHHLLFSQHHQQVPLDESRQYSHTSTAPRMLHPAAHLPQQNPIMVDLHDQMHQGSVPISYTVTTVTTHGFPIHTGQPLPGCNTQQLPACSVMFSGQLSLLCCLPPPLIQACTMQHIPVSYQAFPPLISSEHFVLHPTPSVPPHQPPHLTPLSQFVPLQPQHPRMPLQRVENEVDLRGDQHPLGTFSYPPSHHPPALPPSLPLQYLPQEPLHQDLPFGVPYPNVLPRRVNGQRYRLQQPLPPPPPPPSYYPGFLPYFLSMLPVPPAVGPAISLDLDVDDVEMENYEALLNLAERLGEAKPRGLTKADIEQLPSYRFNSENHLSEQTLCVVCFSDFECRQLLRVLPCNHEFHAKCVDKWLKTNRTCPICRADASDVHREVE
- the rnf44 gene encoding RING finger protein 44 isoform X2, which gives rise to MRPWEIAVNRLPPTAPLNPRRFLGEPCNAPVHLRRSPPVRRQWGRRDRPVLQTSPVQDENFHHLLFSQHHQQVPLDESRQYSHTSTAPRMLHPAAHLPQQNPIMVDLHDQMHQGSVPISYTVTTVTTHGFPIHTGQPLPGCNTQQLPACSLIQACTMQHIPVSYQAFPPLISSEHFVLHPTPSVPPHQPPHLTPLSQFVPLQPQHPRMPLQRVENEVDLRGDQHPLGTFSYPPSHHPPALPPSLPLQYLPQEPLHQDLPFGVPYPNVLPRRVNGQRYRLQQPLPPPPPPPSYYPGFLPYFLSMLPVPPAVGPAISLDLDVDDVEMENYEALLNLAERLGEAKPRGLTKADIEQLPSYRFNSENHLSEQTLCVVCFSDFECRQLLRVLPCNHEFHAKCVDKWLKTNRTCPICRADASDVHREVE